From Stenotrophomonas nitritireducens, the proteins below share one genomic window:
- a CDS encoding 5-formyltetrahydrofolate cyclo-ligase, whose amino-acid sequence MTADPRQLLRQQLRQRRRDIPAAERIAAAETLAAHLLSLPFAGISGHVAGYWAMDGEIALHRWQMQLPAQQTYCLPVLHGKLLRFAPWRPGQALVSNRYGIPEPDVDPAQALRPEEMALVVAPLVGFDDGGRRLGMGGGWYDRSFAFRQRQAAPPWLVGVGFSAQQLPSLPVEHWDVAVDAICTEQATLYPEPLNA is encoded by the coding sequence ATGACTGCCGATCCCCGCCAACTCCTTCGCCAGCAACTGCGCCAGCGCCGCCGCGACATCCCCGCCGCCGAGCGCATTGCCGCCGCCGAGACACTTGCGGCGCATCTGCTGTCCCTGCCCTTCGCCGGTATCAGCGGCCATGTCGCCGGCTACTGGGCAATGGACGGCGAGATCGCCCTGCACCGCTGGCAGATGCAGCTACCCGCACAACAGACGTATTGCCTGCCGGTGCTGCACGGCAAGCTGCTGCGCTTCGCGCCGTGGCGGCCCGGGCAGGCGCTGGTCAGCAACCGTTATGGCATTCCCGAGCCCGACGTAGACCCCGCGCAGGCGCTGCGGCCGGAAGAAATGGCCCTGGTGGTCGCGCCGCTGGTCGGCTTTGATGACGGCGGACGGCGGCTGGGCATGGGGGGCGGCTGGTATGATCGAAGCTTCGCATTTCGGCAGCGCCAGGCCGCGCCGCCGTGGCTGGTGGGGGTAGGTTTTTCCGCCCAGCAGCTGCCGTCATTGCCGGTCGAGCACTGGGATGTGGCGGTGGATGCCATCTGTACCGAGCAGGCCACTCTCTACCCGGAACCGTTGAACGCATGA
- a CDS encoding rubredoxin, translating to MSDATASTLRNWMCVVCGFIYREADGLPEEGIAPGTRWEDIPDTWTCPDCGVTKDDFEMVELD from the coding sequence ATGTCCGACGCTACGGCCTCCACCCTGCGCAACTGGATGTGCGTCGTCTGCGGCTTCATCTACCGCGAGGCCGACGGCTTGCCGGAAGAAGGCATCGCCCCAGGCACGCGCTGGGAAGATATACCCGACACCTGGACCTGCCCGGACTGCGGCGTGACCAAGGACGATTTCGAGATGGTCGAGCTGGATTGA
- the pepP gene encoding Xaa-Pro aminopeptidase, translated as MKRLSGITPAEYARRRRQLMEAAGDDAILVLPAAPERVRSNDTFYPYRQDSDFWYLSGFQEPEAVLVLIPGRKHGEVILFCRERDPDREAWDGPREGQDGAVSRYGMDDAYPIDDLDEILPGLLEGRSRVYYHFGRDADFDLKLIGWVNRVRSQVRNGAQPPHEFLELGHLLHEQRLYKSADEIALMQTAADISVRAHRAAMRAARPGIHEYELQAELEREFRAADGWPAYSSIVGAGANACVLHYRDNTHGSADGDLVLIDAGAEYRGYASDITRTFPVNGRFSPEQRALHDLVLAAQAAALEQARPGIAYEEGHLAAVEVLTEGLLRLGLLKGDLEENIIEGHYQRFYRHKTGHWLGLDVHDVGDYRVAGESRLLEPGMVFTIEPGLYISPHDRDVEARWRGIGIRIEDDVLITEDGHRVLTAALERSADEIEAFMAKR; from the coding sequence ATGAAGCGTCTTTCCGGGATTACCCCTGCCGAGTACGCCCGCCGCCGCCGCCAGTTGATGGAGGCTGCCGGTGATGACGCCATCCTGGTGCTGCCTGCCGCACCGGAACGGGTGCGCAGCAACGACACGTTCTACCCGTACCGGCAGGATTCGGACTTCTGGTACCTGAGCGGTTTCCAAGAGCCGGAAGCCGTGCTGGTGCTGATACCGGGCCGCAAGCACGGTGAGGTCATCCTGTTCTGCCGTGAACGCGATCCCGACCGCGAAGCCTGGGATGGTCCACGCGAAGGTCAGGACGGTGCGGTGTCGCGCTACGGTATGGACGATGCGTATCCAATCGACGATCTGGACGAAATCTTGCCAGGGCTGCTGGAAGGGCGGTCGCGGGTGTATTACCACTTCGGCCGCGATGCGGATTTCGACCTGAAGCTGATTGGTTGGGTGAACCGGGTCCGCTCGCAGGTACGCAATGGCGCGCAACCACCGCACGAATTCCTGGAGTTGGGGCATCTGCTGCATGAGCAGCGGCTGTACAAGAGTGCCGATGAGATCGCACTGATGCAGACGGCGGCCGATATCAGCGTACGCGCGCACCGCGCGGCGATGCGTGCGGCGCGGCCGGGTATCCACGAGTACGAACTGCAGGCCGAACTGGAGCGCGAATTCCGCGCGGCGGATGGCTGGCCTGCGTACAGCAGCATCGTCGGCGCCGGTGCCAATGCCTGTGTGCTGCACTACCGCGACAACACGCATGGCAGCGCCGATGGCGATCTGGTGTTGATCGATGCCGGTGCCGAGTACCGCGGCTATGCCAGTGACATCACCCGCACTTTTCCGGTGAACGGCCGCTTCAGCCCGGAACAACGCGCCTTGCACGATCTTGTTCTGGCGGCACAGGCGGCGGCGCTGGAGCAGGCGCGGCCGGGTATCGCCTATGAAGAAGGGCATCTGGCGGCGGTGGAGGTATTGACCGAGGGCCTGCTGCGACTGGGTCTGCTGAAGGGCGACCTGGAGGAGAACATCATCGAGGGCCATTACCAGCGTTTTTACCGGCACAAGACCGGTCATTGGCTGGGTCTGGACGTGCACGATGTCGGCGACTACCGGGTGGCTGGCGAGTCGCGTCTGCTGGAACCGGGCATGGTGTTCACGATCGAGCCGGGGCTTTACATCTCGCCGCATGATCGGGATGTGGAAGCGCGTTGGCGCGGTATCGGCATCCGCATCGAGGACGATGTGTTGATCACCGAGGATGGTCACCGGGTGCTGACCGCTGCGCTGGAGCGCAGTGCCGACGAGATCGAGGCGTTCATGGCCAAGCGCTGA
- a CDS encoding DUF192 domain-containing protein, translated as MSNSFLRTIFTLSLLALAGCASADGKHWVELAGTRYHVELAQNDETRARGLMFREQMDADRGMLFVHDREEPQAYWMKNTKIPLDILYFDSQRRLVGQQRDVPPCSAGDMCPPYPSFNPALYVLELNAGQAAKLKLEDGAVLTFGPGISSGN; from the coding sequence ATGTCCAACTCCTTCCTGCGTACGATCTTCACCCTTTCCCTGCTGGCCCTCGCCGGCTGCGCCAGCGCCGACGGCAAGCACTGGGTGGAACTGGCCGGCACCCGCTACCACGTGGAACTGGCCCAGAACGATGAAACCCGTGCCCGCGGCCTGATGTTCCGCGAGCAGATGGACGCCGACCGCGGCATGTTGTTCGTCCACGACCGCGAAGAACCGCAGGCCTACTGGATGAAGAACACCAAGATCCCGCTGGACATCCTTTACTTCGACAGCCAGCGCCGCCTGGTCGGCCAGCAGCGCGACGTACCGCCGTGCTCGGCCGGCGACATGTGCCCGCCCTACCCCAGCTTCAACCCGGCCCTGTACGTGCTGGAGCTCAACGCCGGCCAGGCCGCCAAGCTCAAGCTGGAAGACGGCGCCGTGCTGACCTTCGGCCCCGGCATCAGCTCCGGCAACTGA
- a CDS encoding DUF1631 domain-containing protein has protein sequence MSGTAPRSSSQAMARIAATQAPARVRHLLEIAFLATDEVLRTPLQLTAIDLERALFKQAEMAHNSQIQSDIYAQLRVLRDHAEQLPDFFLDALAAQVAAFKEAPKATPEAHAAAFKAMTLVEDTDIDRDIVLHEMARREAFRTTNPLLLLGQRFAVLAAQPAFDPERLPVGPYALCRALRDCGEQMQFNLDTQLALYQVFERLVMPRHGELLDRLNILLEREGVLPGLVYRPHLPRPSAPRGTGTVAGQADGGSAGPRAAGNAPLTSWQGQAPAASWASISNELQGAATPAPVQAGRATAQMAGVAATMAPMESLHSLLDAARNALAMGAGGAAGAAAGGTHAGPATGAPAGTAMPDFAALQAQAQAGGAPASPPTARNAAGPAPEPVSTQTAMDVLGKLQAAASSPGSRHGMADIRNALIAQVKAEHGPAATLSARDGDTMDLLGMLYSELQREVRSEGPAADLLRRLQVPLARAAISDHEFFLRDQHPARELLNAVAESGAVWLSDDDSDPVLLLKLKDAVNKVVTDYQGDETVFVEANDIIQGHLRAAARRAEMAERRQVDAARGKERLEAAKQLANGTIDALCQSSEPPKFVQTLLRKAWADVLTLTLLRHGEGSDEWQQREQATRRIGEITGLAPGGAADTSFGEEIEQSLLQVGYHQDEAAAISRRLSTPGGEDAITSRTELAAKLKTRARLGESGEPEEEERRRKAEPARSEQEEAHYRQLRTLPFGTWFEFIVNQQGDNRRQRLSWYSLITGNALFVNQRGQKVSEHSLDAMSRLMAKGQLRIVTEDRGRLIDRAWQATVRALRSIAGGQATNAGESA, from the coding sequence ATGTCAGGCACCGCACCACGCTCATCCAGCCAGGCCATGGCACGGATTGCCGCCACGCAGGCACCTGCCCGCGTCCGCCACCTGCTGGAAATCGCGTTCCTGGCTACCGACGAGGTGCTGCGCACGCCGCTGCAGTTGACCGCCATCGACCTGGAACGGGCCCTGTTCAAGCAGGCGGAAATGGCCCACAACAGCCAGATCCAGTCCGACATCTATGCCCAGCTGCGGGTGCTGCGCGACCACGCCGAACAGCTCCCGGATTTTTTTCTGGACGCGCTGGCTGCACAGGTAGCCGCCTTCAAGGAGGCTCCCAAGGCCACGCCCGAAGCGCATGCGGCGGCATTCAAGGCGATGACGCTGGTCGAGGACACCGATATCGACCGCGACATCGTGCTGCACGAGATGGCACGACGCGAAGCGTTCCGCACCACCAACCCCTTGTTGCTGCTGGGGCAGCGTTTTGCGGTGTTGGCCGCGCAGCCGGCGTTTGACCCCGAGCGCCTGCCGGTTGGCCCCTATGCGCTGTGCCGCGCGTTGCGCGACTGCGGCGAGCAGATGCAGTTCAACCTGGATACGCAGTTGGCGCTGTACCAGGTATTCGAGCGCTTGGTGATGCCACGCCATGGCGAGCTGCTGGATCGGCTCAACATCCTGCTCGAACGCGAAGGCGTACTGCCGGGCCTGGTATATCGCCCGCATCTTCCCCGCCCTTCCGCCCCGCGCGGCACCGGAACTGTCGCCGGGCAGGCTGATGGTGGCAGCGCCGGACCCCGCGCGGCAGGCAACGCCCCGTTGACCAGTTGGCAAGGCCAGGCCCCGGCGGCCTCGTGGGCAAGTATTTCCAATGAGCTGCAGGGCGCCGCAACGCCTGCGCCGGTCCAGGCCGGGCGTGCAACGGCGCAGATGGCGGGCGTTGCCGCCACCATGGCACCGATGGAAAGCCTGCACAGCCTGCTTGATGCCGCACGCAATGCACTGGCGATGGGCGCCGGCGGTGCAGCCGGTGCAGCTGCTGGCGGCACGCACGCCGGCCCCGCCACTGGCGCGCCGGCAGGTACCGCCATGCCCGACTTCGCCGCCCTGCAGGCGCAGGCCCAAGCCGGTGGCGCTCCCGCCTCGCCGCCGACAGCCCGCAATGCAGCCGGTCCGGCGCCCGAACCGGTCTCCACCCAGACCGCGATGGACGTACTGGGCAAACTGCAGGCCGCTGCGTCGTCACCCGGCAGCCGCCACGGCATGGCGGACATCCGCAATGCGCTGATCGCCCAGGTCAAGGCCGAACACGGCCCGGCGGCGACCCTGTCCGCACGCGACGGCGACACCATGGACCTGCTGGGCATGCTCTATTCCGAGCTGCAGCGGGAAGTGCGCAGCGAAGGCCCGGCCGCCGACCTGCTGCGGCGCCTGCAGGTGCCACTGGCGCGTGCGGCCATCAGCGACCATGAATTCTTCCTGCGCGACCAGCACCCGGCCCGCGAACTGCTCAATGCGGTGGCCGAATCCGGCGCGGTCTGGCTCAGCGACGACGACAGCGATCCGGTGCTGCTGCTCAAGCTCAAGGACGCGGTCAACAAGGTCGTCACCGATTACCAGGGCGACGAGACGGTCTTCGTCGAAGCAAACGACATCATCCAGGGACACCTGCGCGCTGCGGCCCGCCGCGCGGAAATGGCCGAGCGCCGCCAGGTGGACGCCGCGCGCGGCAAGGAACGCCTGGAGGCCGCCAAGCAGCTGGCCAACGGCACCATCGATGCGCTGTGCCAGAGCAGCGAACCGCCCAAGTTCGTGCAGACCCTGCTGCGCAAGGCCTGGGCCGACGTGCTCACCCTCACCCTGCTGCGCCACGGCGAAGGTTCGGACGAATGGCAGCAACGGGAGCAGGCCACCCGCCGCATCGGCGAGATCACCGGCCTGGCGCCCGGCGGTGCCGCCGACACCAGTTTCGGCGAGGAAATCGAGCAATCGCTGCTGCAGGTGGGCTACCACCAGGACGAGGCCGCGGCCATCTCACGCCGGCTGTCCACGCCGGGCGGCGAGGATGCCATCACCTCGCGCACGGAGCTTGCCGCCAAGCTCAAGACGCGCGCGCGCCTCGGCGAGTCCGGTGAGCCCGAAGAAGAAGAGCGCCGCAGGAAAGCCGAGCCGGCACGCAGCGAGCAGGAGGAGGCGCACTACCGCCAACTGCGCACGCTGCCGTTCGGCACCTGGTTCGAATTCATCGTCAACCAGCAGGGTGACAACCGCCGCCAGCGCCTGTCCTGGTACAGCCTGATCACTGGCAACGCCCTGTTCGTGAACCAACGAGGCCAGAAGGTGTCGGAGCATTCACTGGATGCGATGTCGCGGCTGATGGCCAAGGGCCAGCTGCGCATCGTCACCGAAGACCGCGGCCGCCTGATCGACCGTGCCTGGCAGGCCACCGTGCGCGCGCTGCGCTCGATCGCCGGCGGCCAGGCCACCAACGCCGGGGAGTCGGCATGA
- a CDS encoding YecA family protein: MTDLPAVNDILQASQSLGLGASPAELHGGLCGWLAAGGADLPAWPAKVLADDGLPTPEPGSALDLLRQATVAQLEDRDFAFELVLVDAAEPLQARTDALFEWCRAFLGGFGLASGKRPALSEEGEEALQDLARLAQASSDEFDSADEDEDALSEIEEFVRVAALLLHGDCVMGSRHRQSLN, encoded by the coding sequence ATGACCGATCTTCCCGCCGTCAACGACATCCTCCAGGCCAGCCAGTCGCTGGGCCTGGGTGCTTCCCCGGCCGAACTCCACGGCGGACTGTGCGGCTGGTTGGCCGCCGGTGGTGCCGACCTGCCTGCGTGGCCGGCCAAGGTGCTGGCCGATGACGGCCTGCCAACCCCCGAGCCGGGCTCGGCGCTGGACCTGCTGCGGCAGGCCACGGTTGCCCAGTTGGAAGACCGTGACTTCGCCTTCGAGCTGGTATTGGTGGACGCCGCCGAGCCGTTGCAGGCGCGTACTGATGCTTTGTTCGAGTGGTGCCGCGCCTTCCTGGGTGGCTTCGGCCTGGCCTCGGGCAAGCGCCCGGCGCTGAGCGAGGAGGGCGAAGAGGCGCTGCAGGATCTGGCACGTCTGGCGCAGGCCTCCAGCGATGAATTCGACAGTGCCGACGAAGACGAGGACGCGCTGTCCGAGATCGAGGAATTCGTGCGGGTTGCGGCGCTGCTGTTGCATGGCGACTGCGTGATGGGCTCGCGCCATCGGCAAAGCCTGAACTGA
- a CDS encoding TIGR02449 family protein — protein sequence MDSFDPAGQLQALVSRLELLLERNQRLSDENRSLRQQQEQLISERSQLLTKNEQARSRVEAMITRLKSLEQHT from the coding sequence ATGGACTCCTTCGACCCCGCTGGCCAACTACAGGCCCTTGTCTCCCGCCTCGAGCTGCTGCTCGAGCGCAACCAGCGGCTGAGCGATGAAAACCGCAGCCTGCGCCAGCAGCAGGAACAGCTCATCAGCGAGCGCTCGCAGCTGCTGACCAAGAACGAGCAGGCCCGCTCGCGGGTGGAAGCCATGATCACCCGCCTCAAGTCGCTGGAGCAGCACACGTGA
- the thiE gene encoding thiamine phosphate synthase, with translation MTQFADARGVYLITPDETDSARLLERVRPLLAGTTWLQYRNKAVDAPTRLAQATALQALCAAAGVPLIINDDAALAAQVGAAGVHLGEDDGDIAAARALLGPQAIIGASCYDQLALAQRAVAAGASYVAFGAFFPSRSKITPRRANPELLRQSAALGVPRVAIGGLTPDNSRPVVEAGAELIAVISGVFSEADPVAALDAYRRCFQHQ, from the coding sequence ATGACCCAGTTTGCCGACGCCCGAGGCGTCTACCTGATCACCCCCGACGAAACCGACAGCGCGCGCCTGCTCGAACGGGTGCGCCCGCTGCTGGCCGGCACCACCTGGCTGCAATACCGCAACAAGGCGGTCGATGCCCCCACCCGCCTGGCCCAGGCCACAGCCCTGCAGGCCTTGTGCGCCGCCGCTGGCGTGCCGCTGATCATCAACGACGATGCTGCCTTGGCCGCACAGGTAGGCGCCGCCGGCGTGCATCTGGGCGAGGACGACGGCGACATCGCCGCAGCCCGCGCCCTGCTCGGCCCACAGGCCATCATTGGCGCCTCCTGCTATGACCAACTGGCCCTGGCCCAGCGCGCGGTCGCCGCCGGTGCCAGCTATGTGGCCTTCGGGGCGTTCTTCCCCAGCCGCAGCAAGATCACGCCGCGTCGCGCCAACCCCGAGCTGCTGCGACAAAGCGCCGCACTGGGCGTACCACGGGTGGCGATCGGCGGTTTGACCCCGGACAATAGTCGGCCTGTGGTGGAAGCTGGCGCGGAGCTGATCGCGGTGATCAGCGGCGTGTTCAGCGAGGCGGACCCGGTGGCTGCGCTGGACGCTTATCGGCGCTGCTTCCAGCACCAATGA
- the pepQ gene encoding Xaa-Pro dipeptidase — protein sequence MNQPDPANLYAQHLGEMIRRADAALARGGFDHLVVPSGTQHYQVFDDRDYPYAVNPQFKTWLPLTKLPYSWLIHTPGSRPTLVFYQPFDYWHVVPDAPSGWWVEHFDIHIIRKPEEALALLPADPSRCAILGEAQSALGGFAPNNPPAVINYLEWHRGYKTAYEIALMRQAQVLAVRGHRAAEAAFRAGASEFEIHMAYCSAVGQDANELPYGNIIGLNEHAAVLHYTDLGKQAPQPLRSFLIDAGASAYGYASDITRTYAATGHSEFQAFIDAVDAAQLKMCAAVRAGFDYKQLHVDAHLSLMGILKDFGVINVSPEAALATGVSAAFFPHGIGHLIGAQVHDVAGFAAGEDGGRIERPAGHPYLRMTRVLEPGMVVTIEPGLYFIDMLLDEVKKAGNATSVNWDRVDFFRPYGGVRIEDEVLCTEGEADNLTRPEFAAQA from the coding sequence ATGAACCAGCCCGATCCAGCCAACCTATACGCCCAACACCTTGGCGAAATGATACGCCGTGCCGACGCGGCGCTGGCGCGCGGCGGTTTCGATCACCTGGTGGTTCCCAGCGGCACCCAGCATTACCAGGTGTTCGATGACCGCGATTACCCGTATGCGGTGAACCCTCAATTCAAGACCTGGCTGCCGCTGACCAAGCTGCCCTACAGCTGGCTGATCCACACCCCGGGCAGCCGCCCGACCCTGGTGTTCTACCAGCCCTTCGATTATTGGCATGTGGTACCGGACGCACCGAGCGGCTGGTGGGTGGAGCACTTCGACATCCACATCATCCGCAAGCCCGAAGAAGCGCTGGCGCTGCTGCCGGCCGACCCAAGCCGCTGCGCCATCCTCGGTGAAGCGCAGAGTGCGCTGGGCGGCTTCGCGCCGAACAATCCGCCGGCGGTGATCAACTACCTGGAATGGCATCGCGGCTACAAGACCGCGTACGAAATCGCGCTGATGCGGCAGGCGCAGGTATTGGCCGTACGCGGCCACCGCGCCGCCGAAGCCGCGTTCCGCGCCGGGGCCAGCGAGTTCGAGATCCACATGGCCTATTGCAGCGCGGTGGGCCAGGACGCCAACGAGCTGCCCTACGGCAACATCATCGGCTTGAACGAACACGCCGCCGTGCTGCACTACACCGACCTGGGCAAGCAGGCCCCGCAGCCGCTGCGCAGCTTCCTGATCGACGCCGGCGCCTCGGCCTACGGCTATGCCAGCGACATCACCCGCACCTATGCGGCAACCGGCCACAGCGAATTCCAGGCCTTCATCGACGCGGTGGACGCAGCACAGCTGAAGATGTGTGCCGCGGTTCGTGCAGGCTTTGATTACAAGCAGCTGCATGTGGACGCCCACCTGTCGCTGATGGGCATCCTCAAGGATTTCGGCGTGATCAATGTCTCCCCGGAGGCGGCGTTGGCGACGGGTGTGAGCGCGGCATTCTTCCCGCATGGCATCGGCCATCTGATCGGTGCACAGGTGCACGATGTAGCCGGCTTTGCCGCTGGCGAAGACGGCGGCCGCATCGAGCGCCCGGCCGGCCATCCCTATCTGCGCATGACCCGTGTATTGGAACCGGGCATGGTGGTCACCATCGAGCCAGGCCTGTACTTCATCGACATGCTGCTGGACGAGGTAAAGAAGGCCGGCAACGCCACCAGTGTGAACTGGGACCGGGTGGACTTCTTCCGTCCTTATGGCGGCGTACGCATCGAAGACGAAGTGCTGTGCACCGAGGGCGAAGCGGACAACCTGACTCGCCCGGAATTTGCCGCACAAGCATGA
- a CDS encoding SirB1 family protein, whose amino-acid sequence MSETRITLPQWEELAALPDEAMPLLPTALLIARDEYPQLDPAAYDRVLQAHADHLRVEVEAIGEWPLKVAAINNHLFNEVGYSGDNDEYYDPRNSYLNEVFERRLGNPISLALVQIEVSRRLGLPLEGISFPGHFLVRLPVEDGVLIMDPFNGGRPLGVDELRERARSNLGGETPDDSVLAQILDPAPHRAILMRMLRNLHGVYAERGEWDRAARSADRILKLAPEQADAVRDRGLAYLQLEHLAGARVDLARYLKMEPDAADAVSIRERLIELSGGKPRLH is encoded by the coding sequence ATGTCTGAAACGCGCATTACCCTGCCGCAGTGGGAAGAACTGGCCGCCTTGCCCGACGAGGCGATGCCGCTGCTGCCCACCGCCCTGCTGATCGCACGCGACGAATACCCGCAGCTGGACCCGGCCGCCTACGACCGCGTGCTGCAGGCCCATGCCGACCACCTGCGGGTGGAAGTGGAGGCCATCGGTGAATGGCCGCTCAAGGTTGCCGCCATCAACAACCACCTGTTCAACGAGGTGGGCTACAGCGGCGACAACGACGAGTATTACGACCCGCGCAACAGCTATCTCAACGAGGTGTTCGAGCGCCGCCTGGGCAACCCCATCTCACTCGCGCTGGTGCAGATCGAAGTTTCGCGCCGGCTGGGCCTGCCGCTGGAAGGTATTTCCTTCCCCGGCCATTTCCTGGTGCGACTGCCGGTGGAAGATGGTGTGCTGATCATGGACCCATTCAACGGCGGCCGGCCGCTGGGCGTGGACGAACTGCGTGAACGCGCGCGCAGCAACCTCGGCGGAGAGACCCCGGACGACAGCGTGCTCGCCCAGATCCTCGACCCCGCACCGCACCGCGCCATCCTGATGCGCATGCTGCGTAACCTGCATGGCGTGTACGCCGAGCGTGGTGAATGGGACCGCGCCGCACGCAGTGCCGACCGCATCCTCAAGCTGGCGCCCGAGCAGGCCGATGCCGTGCGCGACCGCGGGCTGGCCTATCTGCAGCTGGAACACCTTGCTGGTGCCCGCGTCGACCTCGCCCGCTACCTGAAAATGGAGCCCGACGCGGCGGACGCCGTCAGCATCCGCGAGCGCCTGATCGAGCTGAGTGGCGGAAAGCCAAGGCTGCACTGA
- a CDS encoding PilZ domain-containing protein has translation MITNTRRAPRLQVPELVPVRDQMTGAQIGRLGNISETGMLLITSVALQDDALYQLQFPIDDGRGGQLQIDVGVHLLWNEPTHAPEQSWAGFRFLTLDKGQRAQLQRWIEDRLPPA, from the coding sequence ATGATCACCAATACCCGCCGCGCACCGCGCCTGCAGGTCCCCGAGCTGGTGCCGGTACGCGACCAGATGACCGGTGCCCAGATCGGCCGGCTCGGCAACATATCCGAAACCGGCATGTTGCTGATCACCTCCGTGGCCCTGCAGGACGACGCCCTGTACCAGCTGCAGTTTCCGATCGACGACGGCCGCGGCGGCCAGCTGCAGATCGACGTCGGCGTGCACCTGCTGTGGAACGAGCCCACCCATGCGCCCGAGCAGTCCTGGGCCGGGTTCCGCTTCCTGACCCTGGACAAGGGCCAGCGCGCGCAGCTGCAACGCTGGATCGAGGACCGGCTTCCGCCAGCCTGA
- the rpiA gene encoding ribose-5-phosphate isomerase RpiA, whose product MSEAKRLAAEKAIEYVQKGMIVGVGTGSTVAYFIEALARIKDQIEGAVSSSDQSTALLKGHGIEVLDLNHTGGLSLYVDGADECDGNKNLIKGGGAALTREKIIAEASKQFVCIVDPSKQVKVLGKFPLPVEVIPMARSLVAREILALTGGQPVWRDGVVTDNGNLILDVHNLAITDPVKLEQQLNQIPGVVTVGLFARRPADVVIIGGEPPQVL is encoded by the coding sequence ATGTCTGAAGCCAAGCGCCTGGCCGCCGAAAAAGCCATCGAGTACGTGCAGAAGGGAATGATCGTCGGTGTCGGCACCGGTTCCACCGTTGCCTATTTCATCGAAGCGCTGGCCCGCATCAAGGACCAGATCGAGGGCGCGGTTTCAAGTTCCGACCAGAGCACCGCCCTGCTCAAGGGCCACGGCATCGAGGTGCTGGACCTGAACCACACCGGCGGCCTGTCGCTGTATGTGGACGGCGCCGATGAATGCGATGGCAACAAGAACCTGATCAAGGGCGGCGGCGCTGCATTGACCCGCGAGAAGATCATCGCCGAGGCCAGCAAGCAGTTCGTCTGCATTGTCGACCCCAGCAAGCAGGTCAAGGTGCTGGGCAAGTTCCCGCTGCCGGTGGAAGTGATCCCGATGGCACGCAGCCTGGTGGCCCGCGAAATCCTGGCACTGACCGGCGGCCAGCCGGTGTGGCGCGATGGCGTGGTGACCGACAACGGAAATCTTATTTTGGACGTGCACAACCTGGCCATCACCGACCCGGTCAAACTTGAGCAGCAGCTCAACCAGATTCCGGGCGTGGTCACGGTTGGCCTGTTCGCGCGCCGCCCGGCCGACGTGGTCATCATCGGCGGCGAACCGCCGCAAGTGCTGTAA
- a CDS encoding EVE domain-containing protein, which yields MTARKRYWLMKSEPDAFSIDDLQRVGTEPWNGVRNYQARNFMRDGMKVGDGILFYHSNTKVPGIVGIATVASEAYPDDTQFDPKSDYYDPKSTREQPRWMLVDVGFERKLAQVIALDEIKLHAEELGEGFPLTAKGNRLSVFPVTAAQWKLLLSLEKKPK from the coding sequence ATGACCGCCCGCAAGCGCTACTGGCTGATGAAGTCCGAACCGGACGCCTTTTCCATCGACGACCTGCAGCGCGTAGGCACCGAACCGTGGAACGGCGTGCGCAACTACCAGGCGCGCAATTTCATGCGCGATGGCATGAAGGTTGGTGACGGCATCCTGTTCTACCACTCCAATACCAAGGTACCGGGCATCGTCGGCATTGCCACGGTGGCCAGCGAGGCCTACCCGGACGACACCCAGTTCGATCCCAAATCTGACTACTACGACCCCAAGAGCACGCGCGAGCAACCGCGCTGGATGCTGGTGGACGTGGGTTTCGAGCGCAAGCTGGCGCAGGTGATCGCGCTGGACGAGATCAAGCTGCATGCCGAGGAGCTGGGCGAAGGGTTTCCACTGACCGCCAAGGGCAACCGGCTGTCGGTGTTCCCGGTCACCGCTGCGCAGTGGAAGCTGCTGCTGTCGCTGGAAAAGAAGCCCAAATAA
- a CDS encoding cell division protein ZapA, which translates to MSNNEPVSVHILDREYTVGVEPAERESLTAAARVLDGKMREIRGSNRMAAVDRIAVLAALNLAHELQQLRDEQLAQQQRFQSAMNELNRRLDMAIDNAR; encoded by the coding sequence GTGAGCAACAACGAACCGGTCAGCGTCCATATCCTGGACCGCGAGTACACCGTTGGCGTGGAACCGGCCGAACGCGAAAGCCTCACCGCAGCGGCCCGCGTGCTCGACGGCAAGATGCGCGAGATCCGCGGCAGCAACCGGATGGCGGCGGTGGACCGCATCGCGGTGCTGGCCGCACTCAATCTGGCGCATGAACTGCAGCAGCTGCGCGACGAGCAGCTTGCGCAGCAGCAGCGGTTCCAGTCCGCCATGAACGAGCTGAACCGGCGCTTGGACATGGCCATCGACAACGCGCGTTGA